One region of Streptomyces capillispiralis genomic DNA includes:
- a CDS encoding SpoIIE family protein phosphatase: MRPDDPFDDAVTARAVIAPDGVLARWSEGARLLLGHRAEEVVGRPAADLLADGAGPPRLPAARWSGTLALRHRDGTTVTVWVLAHHRQPADGGPGEWLAVTPLEATDHELPDDPLVRTAVFQSPCAAMVFDEGLRLRGVNDAMAHLLGLPANHLRGLRPTDIGGRPQHTELERQLRQVLRTGRPTEMQTYMKATGESRAHAWLARLAPLTDQSGRVRGVCATAHDFTEQYRARERLQLVNEASIHIGTTLDVTRTAQELAEVCVPALADFVSVDLLEPEEPGGEPAGPLTTPVALRRVAHQSLMPGSPESVAEVGELVVYPAAAPQADSLMAGHSIVASVPSGDLDPWLAVDEARARQVREYGVHSMLSVPLQARGVTLGVAAFTRFSRPEAFTHDDVLLAEDVTARAAVCIDNARRYSRERETTLTLQRSLLPRTLPRTAAVEAATRYLPAARSGVGGDWFDVIPLSGMRVAMVVGDVVGHGIQASATMGRLRTAVRTLADIDLAPDELLTHLDDLVLHLSQESAGDTGPGEVGATCLYAVYDPVSRRCTLSRAGHPPPVLIAPGGPARHLDLPSGPPLGLGGLPFESVELELPDDAVLAFYTDGLVESRGRDTEAGHVLLLEALSHAEGPLDETCDRVLHTVLTPGGATDDVALLLARTHGLPSAQVATWDIPPDPALVAPIRKQVVDQLATWALTEASFTAELVVSELVTNAIRYGAPPIRLRLIHDASTLICEVSDTSHTAPHLRRAKTWDEGGRGLLLVAQLTQRWGSRHTADGKTIWAELALGDEL; this comes from the coding sequence ATGAGGCCGGACGACCCGTTCGACGATGCCGTGACGGCGCGGGCCGTCATCGCCCCCGACGGTGTGCTCGCGCGGTGGAGCGAGGGGGCTCGCCTGCTGCTGGGACACCGGGCCGAGGAGGTCGTCGGCCGCCCCGCCGCCGACCTGCTGGCCGACGGTGCGGGGCCGCCCCGGCTCCCGGCGGCCCGCTGGAGCGGCACCCTCGCGCTGCGGCACCGTGACGGCACCACCGTCACCGTGTGGGTGCTCGCCCACCACAGACAGCCGGCCGACGGCGGCCCCGGCGAATGGCTCGCCGTCACCCCGCTGGAGGCCACGGACCACGAACTGCCCGACGACCCACTGGTCCGGACCGCCGTGTTCCAGTCACCGTGCGCGGCGATGGTCTTCGACGAAGGGCTGCGGCTGCGCGGCGTCAACGACGCCATGGCCCACCTCCTCGGACTGCCCGCCAACCACCTGCGGGGGCTCAGGCCCACCGACATCGGCGGCCGGCCCCAGCACACCGAACTGGAGCGGCAGCTGCGCCAGGTGCTGCGCACCGGCCGGCCGACCGAGATGCAGACGTACATGAAGGCCACCGGGGAGAGCCGCGCGCACGCCTGGCTGGCCCGGCTGGCGCCGCTCACCGACCAGTCCGGCCGGGTGCGGGGCGTGTGCGCGACGGCCCACGACTTCACCGAGCAGTACCGGGCGCGGGAGCGGCTGCAACTGGTCAACGAGGCCAGCATCCACATCGGCACCACCCTGGACGTCACCCGTACGGCGCAGGAGCTGGCCGAGGTGTGCGTGCCCGCGCTCGCCGACTTCGTCAGCGTGGACCTGCTGGAGCCGGAGGAGCCCGGGGGCGAGCCCGCCGGCCCGCTGACCACGCCGGTCGCGCTGCGCCGGGTCGCCCACCAGTCCCTGATGCCGGGCAGTCCCGAGTCGGTCGCCGAGGTGGGCGAACTGGTCGTCTACCCGGCGGCCGCGCCCCAGGCCGACTCGCTGATGGCGGGGCACAGCATCGTCGCCTCGGTGCCCTCCGGTGATCTCGACCCGTGGCTGGCGGTGGACGAGGCGCGCGCCCGGCAGGTCCGGGAGTACGGCGTGCACTCCATGCTGTCCGTGCCGCTCCAGGCGCGCGGCGTCACCCTCGGCGTCGCCGCCTTCACCCGCTTCAGCCGCCCGGAGGCGTTCACCCACGACGACGTGCTGCTGGCCGAGGACGTCACCGCGCGCGCCGCCGTCTGCATCGACAACGCCCGCCGTTACTCGCGCGAACGCGAGACCACCCTCACGCTCCAGCGCAGCCTGCTCCCCCGCACACTGCCCCGTACGGCCGCCGTGGAGGCGGCCACCCGCTATCTGCCGGCCGCCCGCTCCGGGGTGGGCGGCGACTGGTTCGACGTGATCCCGCTGTCCGGGATGCGGGTGGCCATGGTGGTCGGGGACGTCGTCGGCCACGGCATCCAGGCCTCGGCGACCATGGGACGGCTGCGCACCGCGGTCCGCACCCTCGCCGACATCGACCTGGCCCCCGACGAACTGCTGACCCACCTCGACGACCTGGTCCTGCACCTGTCGCAGGAGTCGGCCGGCGACACCGGCCCGGGCGAGGTCGGCGCGACCTGTCTGTACGCGGTGTACGACCCGGTGTCGCGGCGCTGCACCCTGTCCCGGGCGGGGCATCCGCCGCCGGTGCTGATCGCGCCGGGCGGCCCTGCCCGGCATCTGGACCTGCCCTCCGGGCCACCGCTGGGCCTGGGCGGACTGCCGTTCGAGTCGGTGGAGCTGGAGCTGCCGGACGACGCGGTGCTGGCGTTCTACACCGACGGGCTCGTGGAGTCCCGGGGCCGGGACACCGAGGCCGGTCACGTCCTGCTGCTGGAGGCGCTGTCGCACGCCGAGGGGCCGCTCGACGAGACCTGCGACCGGGTGCTGCACACCGTGCTCACCCCGGGCGGCGCGACGGACGACGTGGCCCTGCTGCTGGCCCGGACCCACGGGCTGCCGTCCGCGCAGGTCGCCACCTGGGACATCCCCCCCGACCCGGCGCTGGTCGCGCCCATCCGCAAGCAGGTCGTCGACCAGCTGGCCACGTGGGCGCTGACCGAGGCGTCGTTCACGGCGGAGCTGGTGGTGAGCGAGCTGGTCACCAACGCCATCCGGTACGGCGCCCCGCCCATCCGGCTGCGGCTGATCCACGACGCCTCGACGCTGATCTGCGAGGTGTCCGACACCAGCCACACGGCGCCGCACCTGCGGCGGGCCAAGACCTGGGACGAGGGCGGCCGGGGTCTGCTGCTGGTCGCCCAGCTCACCCAGCGCTGGGGCAGCAGGCACACGGCCGACGGCAAGACCATCTGGGCGGAACTGGCGCTGGGCGACGAGCTGTGA
- a CDS encoding DUF4232 domain-containing protein — translation MRSSRSRRTAASVVSTLAVLGALASCGTEGGGAGASPRSPASADRTVADSPRGAVPSEDAGSTADRATTAAGRTDRPGTRCRTAELSAAVGRMDPGAGQRNFPVVLTNVSSRTCTLYGYPGAAFVDAAGGQLGRDPKRTPGDPATVTLAPGESAWAGLRYASPGVSGARTATPAALLVTPPDERDPLEVPWRAGAVPVSGDSSSVFLTVLQPGSGP, via the coding sequence ATGAGGAGCAGCAGGTCACGGCGGACGGCCGCGTCGGTGGTGAGCACGCTCGCCGTACTCGGCGCGCTGGCGTCGTGCGGCACGGAGGGCGGCGGCGCGGGCGCGTCCCCGCGCTCCCCGGCCTCGGCCGACCGGACGGTCGCGGACTCCCCGCGCGGCGCCGTCCCGAGCGAGGACGCCGGTTCCACCGCCGACCGGGCCACGACGGCGGCCGGGCGGACGGACCGCCCGGGGACCCGGTGCCGCACCGCCGAGCTGAGCGCGGCCGTCGGCCGCATGGACCCGGGGGCGGGGCAGCGCAACTTCCCCGTCGTGCTGACGAACGTGTCCTCGCGCACCTGCACCCTGTACGGCTATCCGGGCGCCGCGTTCGTGGACGCGGCGGGCGGGCAGCTGGGCCGGGACCCGAAGCGCACCCCCGGCGACCCGGCGACCGTCACGCTGGCGCCCGGCGAGAGCGCCTGGGCGGGGCTGCGGTACGCGAGCCCCGGTGTCAGCGGCGCCCGTACGGCCACCCCGGCGGCCCTCCTCGTCACCCCACCGGACGAACGGGACCCGTTGGAGGTGCCGTGGCGGGCCGGCGCGGTCCCGGTGTCCGGCGACTCGTCGTCGGTGTTCCTCACGGTGCTCCAGCCGGGCAGCGGGCCCTGA
- a CDS encoding flavoprotein, with amino-acid sequence MTQQAEQHEQHRASGTDGTRDRRPARGKPFLYVVVCAAGVAADVSKLITSAQERDWEVGVIATPLAMNGFFDPAAVEALTGRPIRSAWRTPGEPRPFPAPDAVVVAPATFNTVNKWAAGIADTLALGTLCEAAGLGVPIAVLPCVAEALAAHPAYRDSLIRLRGMGVRIGEPYAGEADPHGGRPEFGWERALDLLGPPPAAGT; translated from the coding sequence GTGACCCAACAGGCCGAACAGCACGAACAGCACCGGGCGAGCGGGACGGACGGGACGCGCGACCGGCGCCCCGCGCGCGGGAAGCCCTTCCTCTACGTCGTCGTCTGCGCCGCCGGTGTCGCCGCGGACGTCAGCAAGCTGATCACCTCCGCACAGGAACGGGACTGGGAGGTCGGTGTCATCGCGACACCGCTCGCCATGAACGGTTTCTTCGACCCGGCCGCCGTCGAGGCCCTGACCGGCCGTCCGATCCGGTCCGCCTGGCGCACCCCGGGCGAGCCCCGCCCCTTCCCGGCGCCCGACGCCGTGGTGGTCGCGCCCGCCACCTTCAACACCGTCAACAAGTGGGCCGCGGGCATCGCGGACACCCTCGCCCTGGGCACCCTGTGCGAGGCCGCCGGTCTCGGCGTACCGATCGCCGTCCTGCCGTGCGTGGCCGAGGCGTTGGCCGCCCATCCGGCCTACCGGGACAGCCTCATCCGGCTGCGCGGCATGGGGGTGCGGATCGGCGAACCGTACGCGGGGGAGGCCGATCCGCACGGCGGGCGGCCGGAGTTCGGCTGGGAGCGGGCGCTCGACCTCCTGGGACCGCCTCCGGCCGCGGGCACCTGA
- a CDS encoding LysE family transporter: protein MTAALLAGLLAGYGIAVPVGAVGTYLVSLTARTCLRTGIGAALGVATADGLYALAATAGGSALASVLRPVLAPLRWVCVLVLLALAAWGAATAVRRYRGRRPAGRAGAVPSSAARAYLALLGITLLNPTTVLYFAALVLGSGGGAAAGFAQRAVFVTAAFAASASWQVLLAGGGALLGRALTGHRGRLVTALVASGVMTALAVRMALTPA, encoded by the coding sequence GTGACGGCGGCCCTGCTGGCCGGGCTGCTCGCCGGCTACGGCATCGCCGTCCCCGTGGGTGCCGTCGGGACGTACCTCGTCTCCCTGACCGCCCGCACCTGCCTGCGCACCGGGATCGGCGCGGCCCTCGGGGTCGCCACCGCCGACGGGCTCTACGCCCTCGCGGCCACGGCCGGCGGTTCGGCCCTGGCGTCGGTGCTGCGGCCGGTGCTGGCGCCGCTGCGCTGGGTCTGCGTCCTGGTGCTGCTCGCGCTGGCGGCGTGGGGCGCGGCCACGGCCGTACGGCGGTACCGGGGCCGCAGGCCCGCCGGCCGCGCCGGGGCCGTCCCGTCGAGCGCCGCCCGGGCGTATCTGGCGCTGCTCGGCATCACCCTGCTCAACCCCACCACCGTGCTCTACTTCGCGGCGCTCGTGCTCGGCTCCGGGGGTGGGGCCGCGGCGGGGTTCGCGCAGCGGGCCGTGTTCGTGACGGCGGCGTTCGCCGCGTCCGCGAGCTGGCAGGTGCTGCTCGCCGGGGGCGGCGCCCTGCTGGGCCGGGCACTGACCGGTCACCGGGGCCGGCTGGTGACCGCGCTGGTGGCGAGCGGGGTGATGACGGCGCTCGCGGTACGGATGGCACTGACTCCCGCCTAG
- a CDS encoding cation diffusion facilitator family transporter has product MSTRSDRRTRVTVLVALAANLVIAVAKAVGGVLASSPALLSEAAHSVADSLNEVFLLAALRRSRRPADRRHPFGYGKERFFWALLAAVGIFVMGGCFSFFQGVEALTSGGGEDREGYVAGLIVLGVALLAEGGSLLRALYQVRRQGGSITAVRDPALRTVVAEDGTAVLGVTLAMAGMALHMITGEVVWEAGASLAIGALLVYVAYRLGRDARDQLIGEAADPESSGRIRELLRAQPEIDSVEALLTMKTGLDTVLVAARVDLVPGLESERLEQVAIRIKRSIAHCVPEARQIFLDITERGSADAREAWESPAATGERGGA; this is encoded by the coding sequence GTGAGTACACGATCGGATCGCAGAACCCGCGTCACCGTGCTGGTGGCGCTCGCAGCCAATCTGGTGATCGCGGTGGCCAAGGCCGTCGGCGGTGTGCTGGCGTCCTCGCCCGCGCTGCTGTCGGAGGCGGCGCACTCGGTGGCCGACAGCCTCAACGAGGTGTTCCTGCTCGCCGCGCTGCGGCGCAGCCGGCGCCCGGCCGACCGGCGTCACCCCTTCGGATACGGCAAGGAGCGGTTCTTCTGGGCCCTGCTGGCAGCCGTCGGCATCTTCGTGATGGGTGGCTGCTTCTCCTTCTTCCAGGGCGTCGAGGCCCTGACGAGCGGCGGCGGGGAGGACCGCGAGGGTTATGTGGCCGGTCTGATCGTGCTCGGTGTCGCCCTGCTCGCCGAGGGGGGTTCACTGCTGCGGGCCCTGTACCAGGTGCGCCGGCAGGGCGGCAGCATCACCGCGGTGCGCGATCCGGCGCTGCGCACGGTGGTCGCCGAGGACGGCACCGCGGTGCTGGGCGTCACCCTGGCCATGGCGGGCATGGCGCTGCACATGATCACCGGAGAGGTGGTGTGGGAGGCGGGCGCCTCGCTCGCCATCGGCGCCCTGCTGGTCTACGTCGCCTACCGGCTCGGGCGGGACGCCCGGGACCAGCTGATCGGCGAGGCCGCCGACCCGGAGTCGAGCGGGCGGATCCGCGAGCTGCTGCGCGCACAGCCCGAGATCGACAGCGTGGAGGCGCTCCTGACGATGAAGACGGGACTGGACACCGTCCTGGTCGCCGCCCGCGTCGACCTGGTGCCCGGACTGGAGAGCGAGCGGCTGGAGCAGGTCGCCATACGCATCAAGCGGTCCATCGCCCACTGCGTGCCCGAGGCGCGGCAGATCTTCCTCGACATCACCGAACGCGGCTCCGCGGACGCGCGGGAGGCATGGGAAAGCCCCGCCGCGACGGGGGAACGCGGCGGGGCCTGA
- a CDS encoding glutathione S-transferase family protein, translating into MGRDDGGGGNSAYGRKAFKRSRAHFADRITADGRDGWPVTAGRYRLVVSRACPWASRALVSRRLLGLEDALSLAVADPLQDDRSWRFTLDPDGRDPVLGIRYLSEAYDRRETDYPGGVSVPAVVDVPSGQLVTNDYQQITLDLATEWTALHREGAPDLYPRARRDEIDALMEDVFQDVNNGVYRAGFATGQEEYEAACTALFRRLELLARRLERQRYLVGDTLTEADIRLFTTLVRFDAVYHGHFKCNRWKLTENRVLWAYVRDLYQTPGFGDTVDFDHVKRHYYGVHTGINPTGIVPLGPDLSGWTTPHHREELGGRPFGDGTPPGPVPAGEEVPARGLP; encoded by the coding sequence ATGGGCCGCGACGACGGGGGCGGCGGCAACAGCGCGTACGGCAGGAAGGCGTTCAAGAGGTCGAGGGCGCACTTCGCGGACCGGATCACCGCGGACGGCCGGGACGGGTGGCCGGTGACGGCCGGCCGGTACCGGCTCGTGGTGAGCCGCGCCTGCCCGTGGGCGAGCCGGGCGCTGGTGTCGCGCCGACTGCTCGGACTCGAGGACGCGCTGTCGCTGGCCGTCGCCGACCCCCTTCAGGACGACCGCAGCTGGCGCTTCACGCTGGATCCGGACGGCCGCGACCCGGTTCTCGGCATCCGGTATCTGAGCGAGGCGTACGACCGGCGGGAGACGGACTACCCGGGCGGGGTGAGCGTTCCCGCGGTGGTGGACGTGCCCAGCGGGCAGCTGGTCACCAACGACTACCAGCAGATCACCCTGGACCTCGCCACCGAGTGGACGGCGCTGCACCGCGAGGGGGCGCCCGACCTGTACCCGCGGGCACGGCGCGACGAGATCGACGCGCTGATGGAGGACGTCTTCCAGGACGTCAACAACGGTGTGTACCGGGCGGGTTTCGCCACCGGCCAGGAGGAGTACGAGGCCGCGTGCACGGCGCTGTTCCGGCGGCTGGAGCTGCTGGCCCGGCGGCTGGAGCGGCAGCGGTACCTCGTCGGGGACACCCTCACCGAGGCGGACATCCGGCTGTTCACCACGCTGGTGCGGTTCGACGCGGTGTACCACGGCCACTTCAAGTGCAACCGGTGGAAACTGACGGAGAACCGGGTGCTGTGGGCGTACGTCCGTGACCTGTACCAGACGCCCGGTTTCGGCGACACCGTGGACTTCGACCACGTCAAGCGGCACTACTACGGGGTGCACACCGGCATCAACCCGACCGGCATCGTGCCCCTCGGTCCCGACCTGTCCGGCTGGACGACGCCCCATCACCGTGAGGAGCTGGGCGGCCGGCCGTTCGGCGACGGCACACCACCGGGGCCGGTGCCGGCCGGCGAGGAGGTGCCGGCACGCGGCCTCCCCTGA
- a CDS encoding DUF4235 domain-containing protein, whose amino-acid sequence MAKKSKKAKKKLPMAYKPIGFALGWTSGTVAGMAFQKVWKVVRHEDDAPDALDRDRRWGEILLAAAIQGAIFAVVRSAVDRAGAKAIERSTGTWPVPEKGGRD is encoded by the coding sequence GTGGCGAAGAAGAGCAAGAAGGCCAAGAAGAAGCTGCCCATGGCGTACAAGCCCATCGGATTCGCGCTGGGCTGGACCAGCGGAACCGTGGCGGGGATGGCCTTCCAGAAGGTCTGGAAGGTGGTCCGGCACGAGGACGACGCCCCGGACGCGCTGGACCGGGACCGCCGTTGGGGCGAGATCCTGCTGGCCGCGGCGATCCAGGGCGCCATCTTCGCGGTGGTGCGCAGCGCGGTGGACCGTGCGGGCGCCAAGGCCATCGAGCGCTCCACGGGAACCTGGCCGGTTCCCGAGAAGGGCGGCCGCGACTGA